A genomic segment from Alistipes senegalensis JC50 encodes:
- the folK gene encoding 2-amino-4-hydroxy-6-hydroxymethyldihydropteridine diphosphokinase, protein MARVALLLGGNQGDVKRTLQTAQQLINSRVGAVLRCSHRYESEPWGFPAAQRFSNQALEVSTDLSPLEVLDACQGIERELGRNRAAEAIEKASSGAAYSSRPIDIDIIFYGDEVIDDERLTVPHPLLAEREFALQPLAEIMRRHRHPVTGVTVGEMLDALRNR, encoded by the coding sequence ATGGCACGTGTGGCACTTCTTTTAGGCGGAAACCAGGGCGACGTGAAGCGCACCCTGCAAACGGCACAGCAGTTGATAAACTCCCGCGTGGGGGCTGTCCTGCGTTGTTCGCACCGTTACGAGAGCGAGCCGTGGGGATTCCCGGCCGCGCAGCGTTTTTCGAATCAGGCGCTGGAGGTCTCGACCGATCTTTCGCCGCTCGAAGTGCTCGACGCCTGCCAGGGGATCGAGCGCGAATTGGGCCGCAACCGCGCCGCCGAGGCGATCGAGAAGGCTTCGTCGGGCGCCGCCTATTCGTCGCGTCCGATCGACATCGACATCATCTTCTACGGCGACGAGGTGATCGACGACGAGCGCCTGACGGTTCCCCACCCGCTGCTCGCCGAACGGGAGTTCGCATTGCAGCCGCTCGCGGAGATCATGCGCCGGCACCGTCATCCCGTCACGGGAGTCACCGTCGGGGAGATGCTCGATGCGCTGCGTAACCGATAA
- a CDS encoding Ig-like domain-containing protein — protein MNTPRHTLYLLRLAVALLFVSAFLSRCASMMTPTGGPRDSLPPVIVNMTPDNNSVNRPLVGHEKIYIEFDEFVQLKDQQKEFFTSPAMKKKPTVTLRGRGIVIQLRDTLAPNTTYSLNFGSAIRDNNEGNPLYSMRYVFSTGPEIDSMLLTGYTADSYKADSVSKTFIWFFPADSVGNVAEYDSTVFKYKPASIARAENNGIFIAQNLKPIPYRVYAVQDKNDNQMYDPGSDQVGFLEKTYNPAEMPDFAMWYDSIRQYVTAEPQLYFRMFTDKAFRRQMLSESERPQQHKAMLYFASAHPKITALRFDSISADRVIFDPQTVGRDTIALWFNVPSADLPDTIKGEITYFKHDTVNRLQEVTEPLKLAWRLIETKEQEREREKLERDRRKAEAAGEEWVEPKKPNPFAVKLPTSGDINPENHLTAEFDYPLVSVDSSRLLLTRLLEDNSVEDVPVHMVRDTGQLRKWYIRAPWKTAGQYMLTIPAGAITDVAGLSNDSIVGKYTVLDPEKFATVKIHVNGRDDGTKYIVQLLDGNNALKQERRDVTTGDIQFNYVPAGEIKFRIIEDRNGNGKWDTGNLVERRQPERAEIYANDEGEDTFATKTNWEIEFTMDMNRIFAPVTMQSLSRLLDEREAQRLRREEEKRLKEGPKKNRQEQERQQQNSNFNAAGGMFNNFR, from the coding sequence ATGAATACGCCGCGACATACCCTTTACCTGCTGCGCCTTGCGGTGGCGCTGCTCTTCGTGTCGGCCTTTCTGAGCCGTTGCGCGAGCATGATGACCCCTACCGGCGGTCCCCGCGACTCGCTTCCGCCCGTCATCGTGAACATGACGCCCGACAACAATTCGGTCAACCGGCCTCTCGTCGGCCACGAGAAGATCTACATCGAGTTCGACGAGTTCGTGCAGCTCAAGGACCAGCAGAAGGAGTTCTTCACCTCTCCGGCCATGAAGAAGAAACCCACGGTCACCCTGCGCGGCCGGGGCATCGTGATCCAGTTGCGCGACACGCTGGCTCCGAACACGACCTATTCGCTCAACTTCGGCAGCGCCATCCGCGACAACAACGAGGGCAACCCGCTCTATTCGATGCGCTACGTCTTTTCGACGGGTCCCGAGATCGACTCGATGCTCCTCACGGGTTATACGGCCGACAGTTACAAGGCCGATTCTGTGTCGAAGACCTTCATCTGGTTCTTCCCGGCCGATTCGGTCGGGAACGTCGCCGAATACGACTCCACGGTGTTCAAGTACAAGCCTGCGTCGATCGCCCGCGCCGAGAACAACGGCATCTTCATCGCCCAGAACCTCAAGCCGATCCCCTACCGGGTCTACGCCGTCCAGGACAAGAACGACAACCAGATGTACGATCCGGGCAGCGACCAGGTGGGCTTCCTCGAAAAGACCTACAACCCGGCCGAGATGCCCGATTTCGCCATGTGGTACGATTCGATCCGCCAGTACGTGACTGCCGAGCCGCAGCTCTATTTCCGGATGTTCACCGACAAGGCGTTCCGCCGGCAGATGCTTTCGGAGTCCGAGCGGCCCCAGCAGCACAAGGCGATGCTCTATTTCGCGTCGGCGCACCCGAAGATCACCGCCCTGCGTTTCGACAGCATCTCCGCCGACCGGGTCATCTTCGATCCCCAGACCGTGGGCCGCGATACGATCGCCCTGTGGTTCAACGTCCCCTCGGCCGACCTTCCCGATACGATCAAGGGTGAGATCACCTATTTCAAGCACGATACGGTCAACCGCTTGCAGGAGGTCACCGAGCCGTTGAAACTCGCCTGGCGGCTGATCGAGACCAAGGAGCAGGAGCGCGAGCGCGAGAAGCTCGAACGCGACCGCCGCAAGGCCGAGGCCGCCGGCGAGGAGTGGGTCGAGCCCAAAAAACCGAATCCCTTCGCCGTCAAACTCCCCACTTCCGGCGACATCAACCCCGAGAACCACCTCACCGCGGAGTTCGATTACCCGTTGGTGTCGGTCGATTCGTCGCGCCTGTTGTTGACGCGCCTGCTCGAAGACAATTCGGTCGAGGACGTTCCCGTGCATATGGTGCGCGATACGGGACAGTTGCGCAAATGGTACATCCGCGCTCCGTGGAAGACGGCCGGACAATATATGCTGACCATCCCCGCGGGGGCCATCACCGACGTTGCGGGCCTTTCCAACGACTCGATCGTCGGCAAATACACGGTCCTCGACCCCGAGAAGTTCGCCACGGTGAAGATCCACGTCAACGGTCGTGACGACGGCACGAAATACATCGTCCAGCTGCTCGACGGCAACAACGCCCTCAAGCAGGAGCGGCGCGACGTGACGACGGGCGACATCCAGTTCAATTACGTTCCGGCCGGCGAGATCAAGTTCCGCATCATCGAGGACCGGAACGGCAACGGCAAGTGGGACACGGGCAACCTGGTCGAGCGGCGCCAGCCCGAGCGGGCTGAGATCTATGCCAACGACGAGGGCGAGGACACCTTCGCCACCAAGACCAACTGGGAGATCGAGTTCACGATGGACATGAACCGCATCTTCGCGCCGGTCACGATGCAGTCTCTTTCGCGCCTGCTGGACGAGCGCGAGGCCCAGCGCCTGCGCCGCGAGGAGGAGAAACGGCTCAAAGAGGGCCCGAAAAAGAACCGTCAGGAGCAGGAGCGCCAGCAGCAGAACAGCAATTTCAACGCTGCGGGCGGCATGTTCAATAATTTCAGGTAG
- a CDS encoding outer membrane beta-barrel protein has product MTMKRHIIAGLLAFAALAAWQGASAQHTLGFTVGYGMGNGRFQPQQEMRAMWGMYSGGLSWRYYGTQRFVGGFGVDLEFLQQGFSFAPNASLVEEKKDYLYYSRHVNSIVLPVVWQPHVYMFRNRMRVYLEAAATFSYNFSSTYENEQARANGASDWKGTYDFKLPRDNRWGYGLAGGGGIAFLIRRFELNFRVRYYFGYSDIVRNRNKYSDNVGDGSENPFWATPLRSPLDNLTISVGLNYRFNKQGFETWKPRPKREKNREVFKYGL; this is encoded by the coding sequence ATGACGATGAAACGACATATCATTGCCGGGCTCCTCGCCTTCGCCGCTCTCGCCGCGTGGCAGGGCGCCTCGGCGCAGCATACGCTCGGCTTCACGGTGGGCTACGGCATGGGCAACGGCCGCTTCCAGCCCCAGCAGGAGATGCGGGCGATGTGGGGCATGTACAGCGGCGGCCTTTCGTGGCGTTACTACGGCACGCAGCGCTTCGTGGGCGGCTTCGGCGTCGATCTCGAATTTCTCCAGCAGGGCTTTTCGTTCGCGCCCAACGCCTCGCTGGTCGAGGAGAAGAAGGATTATCTCTACTATTCGCGGCATGTCAATTCGATTGTGCTGCCGGTCGTCTGGCAGCCCCATGTCTACATGTTCCGCAACCGCATGCGCGTCTACCTCGAGGCCGCCGCGACCTTCTCCTATAACTTCTCTTCGACTTACGAGAACGAGCAGGCGCGGGCCAACGGGGCTTCCGACTGGAAGGGAACCTACGATTTCAAGCTCCCGCGCGACAACCGCTGGGGTTACGGGCTGGCCGGGGGCGGCGGCATCGCCTTCCTGATCCGCCGTTTCGAACTGAATTTCCGCGTGCGTTACTATTTCGGTTATTCGGACATCGTCCGCAACCGCAACAAATATTCGGACAATGTCGGCGACGGGTCGGAAAACCCCTTCTGGGCCACGCCGCTGCGTTCTCCGCTCGACAACCTCACGATCTCCGTGGGGCTCAACTACCGCTTCAACAAACAGGGCTTCGAGACCTGGAAACCGAGACCCAAGAGGGAGAAGAACCGCGAGGTCTTCAAATATGGGTTGTAA
- the rbfA gene encoding 30S ribosome-binding factor RbfA, translating into METTRQQKIAKQIQKDAADIFQKEGAQIVRGALVTVTAVRVSPDFSYAKIYVSIFPFEQSGEVMQRLEHQNWFIRRALGQRLRNQLKNVPEIQFFLDDSLEYIENIDKALKNE; encoded by the coding sequence ATGGAAACCACCCGTCAGCAGAAAATCGCCAAACAGATTCAGAAGGACGCCGCCGACATCTTCCAGAAGGAGGGTGCGCAGATCGTCCGCGGTGCGCTCGTCACGGTCACGGCCGTGCGTGTTTCGCCCGATTTCAGCTACGCCAAGATCTACGTCAGCATCTTCCCCTTCGAGCAGAGCGGGGAGGTGATGCAGCGCCTCGAACACCAGAATTGGTTCATCCGCCGGGCCTTGGGCCAGCGGTTGCGCAACCAGTTGAAAAACGTCCCCGAAATCCAGTTCTTCCTCGACGATTCCCTGGAATACATCGAGAATATCGACAAAGCGTTGAAGAACGAATAA
- a CDS encoding FtsX-like permease family protein, whose product MLPQLFARRYLFSSQSRSVVNLIAGLSVAAVAMPVAAMIILLSVFNGFESLVKSMYSAFDADLTVTPRQGQTFAQGEIDSAALRRIPGVGALSFTLEQSALLEHGGRQATATVRGVDDAYAEVFALGDAVSAGEWRVRLGDLERLVIGQSMAWMLGIRSLADADVTLYAVRRGSFSSLLPLENYTRRTEPVGGVYTLDLDTERTYVLSSLRLAQELFGYPGRASSLVVRLDPGADAAGVRRAVAETVGDDFRVRTRDELRASFYRIMAYEKWGIFFIALLVLVIASFSVVGALAMLIVEKRGDIATLRALGADTGLIRAVFRSEGFLICGLGAAVGVVLGVGASLVQQHFGLIEIPAETFLTKSYPVEFRFADLLAVLAAFAAVAVLLSGVTVRSMLKNNE is encoded by the coding sequence ATGCTGCCGCAGCTCTTCGCCCGCCGCTACCTCTTCTCGTCCCAATCCCGGTCGGTCGTCAACCTGATCGCGGGACTGAGCGTCGCGGCCGTTGCGATGCCCGTCGCGGCGATGATCATCCTGCTGTCGGTCTTCAACGGCTTCGAGTCGTTGGTGAAGTCGATGTATTCGGCTTTCGACGCCGACCTGACCGTCACTCCGCGGCAGGGGCAGACTTTCGCACAGGGGGAGATCGACTCCGCGGCGCTTCGGCGCATCCCGGGCGTCGGGGCGTTGTCGTTCACGCTCGAACAGAGCGCCCTGCTCGAACACGGGGGGCGTCAGGCCACCGCCACGGTGCGGGGCGTCGATGACGCCTATGCCGAGGTGTTCGCCTTGGGCGACGCTGTGTCGGCCGGGGAGTGGCGGGTGCGTCTGGGCGATCTGGAACGGCTGGTCATCGGACAGTCTATGGCGTGGATGTTGGGTATCCGGTCGCTGGCCGACGCCGATGTCACGCTCTACGCCGTGCGCCGGGGTTCGTTCTCGTCGCTGCTGCCGTTGGAGAACTACACGCGCCGCACGGAGCCCGTGGGCGGGGTCTATACGCTCGACCTCGACACCGAGCGCACTTATGTGCTCTCGTCGCTGCGGTTGGCGCAGGAGCTTTTCGGTTACCCGGGCCGCGCTTCGTCGCTGGTCGTGCGCCTCGATCCGGGGGCCGATGCCGCCGGGGTCCGCCGGGCCGTCGCCGAGACTGTGGGCGACGACTTCCGGGTCCGCACGCGCGACGAACTCCGCGCTTCGTTCTACCGCATCATGGCCTACGAGAAGTGGGGCATCTTCTTCATCGCCCTGCTGGTGCTCGTCATCGCCTCGTTCTCGGTGGTGGGGGCGTTGGCCATGCTGATCGTCGAGAAGCGGGGCGACATTGCGACGCTCCGGGCGCTGGGGGCTGACACGGGACTGATACGGGCCGTGTTCCGCTCCGAAGGATTTCTGATATGCGGTCTGGGAGCCGCCGTCGGTGTCGTGCTGGGTGTCGGCGCGAGCCTCGTGCAGCAGCATTTCGGGTTGATCGAGATTCCCGCCGAGACGTTCCTCACGAAGAGTTACCCCGTCGAGTTCCGTTTTGCCGACCTGTTGGCCGTTCTCGCCGCCTTCGCCGCCGTGGCCGTCCTGCTGTCGGGCGTCACGGTGCGCAGTATGTTGAAAAACAACGAATGA
- a CDS encoding DUF4296 domain-containing protein: MKRYLRITAFALFAVLFAACARHKIIPDDKLAQIFHDAFLTNAYIGNGNVKTDSLRIYEPIFARYGYTTDDVHYTIGNFSKRKSARLGDIVERAIEMLEREGKFYNREVAVLDTIDNVARRTFTRAVLADSLIRVRSLADTARLSFSLDVEPGDYQLSLRYLVDSLDRNDKGLKGSVWLERRDSTRTGVYTTTLRRNREETFSRRFTVDSSHRRLRIDFLNFTGKPQRPSVTVTDLKVEFTPPTRTAVEKLYEQQLGIRIFADEFFRAALPADSL, from the coding sequence ATGAAACGATACCTCCGTATAACGGCTTTCGCCCTCTTCGCGGTGCTTTTCGCCGCCTGCGCCCGCCACAAAATCATCCCCGACGACAAGCTGGCGCAGATTTTCCACGATGCGTTCCTCACCAACGCCTATATCGGCAACGGGAATGTCAAAACCGATTCGCTGCGCATCTACGAGCCGATCTTCGCCCGTTACGGTTATACGACCGACGACGTTCACTACACCATCGGCAACTTCTCGAAGCGCAAGAGCGCCCGCCTGGGCGACATCGTCGAGCGCGCCATCGAGATGCTCGAACGCGAAGGCAAGTTTTACAACCGCGAGGTCGCCGTGCTCGACACGATCGACAACGTGGCCCGCCGGACCTTCACCCGGGCGGTCCTCGCCGACTCGCTGATCCGCGTGCGGTCGCTGGCCGACACGGCGCGGTTGAGCTTCTCGCTCGACGTTGAGCCGGGCGACTACCAGCTTTCGCTCAGGTACCTCGTCGATTCGCTCGACCGCAATGACAAGGGGCTCAAGGGCTCCGTCTGGCTCGAACGCCGCGACAGCACCCGCACGGGGGTCTATACCACGACCCTGCGGCGCAACCGCGAGGAGACTTTCTCGCGCCGTTTCACCGTCGATTCGTCGCACCGCCGCCTGCGCATCGACTTCTTGAACTTCACGGGCAAGCCCCAGCGCCCCTCGGTGACGGTCACCGACCTGAAGGTCGAATTCACGCCTCCGACGCGCACGGCGGTCGAAAAGCTCTACGAACAGCAACTCGGTATCCGTATTTTCGCCGATGAATTCTTCCGCGCAGCCCTCCCGGCGGATAGCCTCTAA
- the xerD gene encoding site-specific tyrosine recombinase XerD gives MAENTKKWEEAGRRYRTYIKLEKRLSKNTVESYMRDLRQFAHFILRQWDVAPHKVEEAMIERYMAWLYDKGREKTSQARALSGVKSFFNFLMISDKIESSPAEFVLTPKFGRQLPDVLTTPEIDRIIAAVDTSTPKGLRDSAMLEVLYSCGLRVSELTSLRMQDLFFGEGYIRVIGKGDKQRLVPISAAARDRIQLYLEKRRSARTGEEVVFLNNRGKQLTRVMIFTILKEAARRAGITKRISPHTFRHSFATHLLEGGASIRQVQEMLGHENILTTEIYTHLDREHLRHTVEEHLPI, from the coding sequence ATGGCAGAAAATACGAAAAAATGGGAGGAGGCCGGACGCCGCTACCGCACCTATATAAAACTGGAAAAGCGGCTCTCGAAAAACACCGTCGAATCGTACATGCGCGACCTGCGGCAATTCGCCCATTTCATCCTGCGCCAATGGGACGTAGCGCCCCACAAGGTCGAGGAGGCGATGATCGAACGTTACATGGCGTGGCTCTACGACAAGGGACGCGAAAAGACCTCGCAGGCGAGGGCGCTGAGCGGCGTGAAGAGTTTTTTCAATTTCCTGATGATCTCCGACAAGATCGAATCGTCGCCGGCGGAATTCGTCCTGACGCCCAAATTCGGACGCCAGCTCCCCGACGTGCTCACCACCCCGGAGATCGACCGCATCATCGCCGCCGTGGACACCTCGACGCCCAAGGGGCTGCGCGACAGCGCCATGCTCGAAGTGCTCTACTCGTGCGGGCTGCGTGTCTCGGAACTCACGTCGCTGCGGATGCAGGACCTCTTTTTCGGCGAAGGGTACATCCGAGTGATCGGCAAGGGCGACAAGCAGCGGCTGGTGCCGATCAGCGCCGCGGCGCGCGACCGCATCCAACTCTATCTCGAAAAGCGCCGGAGCGCCCGGACGGGCGAGGAGGTCGTATTCCTGAACAACCGCGGCAAACAACTCACCCGGGTGATGATCTTCACCATCCTCAAGGAGGCCGCCCGCCGGGCCGGGATCACCAAGCGCATCAGTCCCCACACCTTCCGCCACTCGTTCGCCACCCACCTGCTCGAAGGCGGCGCCTCGATCCGCCAGGTGCAGGAGATGCTGGGGCACGAAAATATTCTGACGACCGAAATATACACCCATCTCGACCGCGAACATCTGCGTCACACGGTCGAAGAGCATCTGCCGATCTGA
- the prmA gene encoding 50S ribosomal protein L11 methyltransferase, whose product MDYVALNIPCSDDEQAGILTAELADFPFESFEIGDGVLKAYIPQERLADCKEQVDGLLARYGVAGRYISIETQNWNALWESNFPAVDVEGRLRIRAPFHEAAPAGETEVIVMPKMSFGTGHHATTWLMSRAVLDLGVAGRTGLDMGSGTGVLAIVAAKCGAAHVDAVDIDDWADENCRENVAANGVSERITPMLGDVRRIAGRSYDFILANINRNILVADMAAYAAALAPGGDLVMSGFLEQDVPAITEAAAKLGMTVAATADRDGWMLVHVKKES is encoded by the coding sequence ATGGATTACGTTGCACTCAATATTCCGTGTTCCGACGACGAGCAGGCCGGAATCCTGACCGCCGAACTGGCCGACTTTCCGTTCGAGAGTTTCGAGATCGGCGACGGCGTGCTGAAAGCCTATATCCCGCAGGAGCGGTTGGCCGATTGCAAGGAGCAGGTCGATGGTCTGCTGGCGCGCTACGGCGTCGCCGGACGTTATATCTCCATCGAGACGCAGAATTGGAACGCCTTGTGGGAGAGCAATTTTCCGGCCGTCGATGTCGAAGGGCGCCTGCGCATCCGCGCGCCGTTCCACGAGGCGGCTCCCGCCGGCGAGACGGAGGTGATCGTGATGCCCAAGATGTCGTTCGGCACGGGCCACCACGCTACGACGTGGCTGATGTCGCGCGCGGTGCTCGACCTCGGGGTCGCGGGCCGCACGGGGCTCGACATGGGCAGCGGCACGGGCGTGCTGGCGATCGTCGCCGCGAAGTGCGGCGCCGCGCATGTCGATGCCGTGGACATCGACGACTGGGCCGATGAGAACTGCCGCGAGAACGTCGCCGCCAACGGGGTTTCGGAGCGCATTACCCCGATGTTGGGCGATGTCCGCCGCATCGCGGGCCGGAGTTACGATTTCATTCTGGCCAACATCAACCGCAATATCCTCGTGGCCGACATGGCGGCCTATGCCGCGGCCCTGGCCCCGGGCGGCGATCTGGTGATGAGCGGATTTCTGGAACAGGACGTTCCGGCGATCACGGAGGCCGCCGCGAAACTGGGAATGACGGTTGCCGCCACCGCCGACCGCGACGGTTGGATGCTGGTACATGTGAAAAAGGAGTCGTGA
- the recO gene encoding DNA repair protein RecO, translated as MKSYKGRGIVLHTLKYGDSSMVAYLLTDIGGRRSYMVQGVRSRSGRGSKLALFQPMFPVEFEGLESPRQQMDRFKEVRAGFVLQSLPFDVRKSTMALFMAEVLYRLVRESEPNEPLFDFVWGSAEALDAMDDGVSNFHLWFLANLSRLLGYRPGNDYTPGAWFDIREGLYTPVRPAHPGVMTQECAALLDTMLRCDVRRLGEVALNRKRRSDFLSAMLSYFGYHLDAISAVQSARILREVF; from the coding sequence GTGAAAAGCTACAAAGGCCGCGGCATCGTGCTGCACACGCTCAAGTACGGCGATTCTTCGATGGTCGCCTACCTGTTGACCGACATCGGGGGCCGCCGCAGTTACATGGTGCAGGGGGTCCGCAGCCGCAGCGGGCGGGGTTCGAAGCTGGCGTTGTTCCAGCCGATGTTCCCCGTCGAGTTCGAGGGGTTGGAATCCCCGCGGCAGCAGATGGACCGTTTCAAGGAGGTGCGTGCGGGGTTCGTGCTGCAAAGCCTGCCGTTCGACGTTCGCAAATCCACGATGGCGCTCTTTATGGCCGAAGTTTTGTATCGTCTGGTCCGGGAGAGCGAGCCCAACGAACCGCTTTTCGACTTCGTGTGGGGTTCGGCCGAGGCGTTGGATGCGATGGACGACGGGGTTTCGAATTTCCACCTTTGGTTCCTGGCCAACCTGAGCCGCCTGCTGGGCTACCGTCCGGGCAACGACTATACGCCGGGGGCGTGGTTCGACATCCGCGAAGGATTGTACACCCCCGTGCGGCCCGCACACCCGGGGGTGATGACGCAGGAGTGCGCCGCGCTGCTCGATACGATGCTGCGCTGCGACGTGAGGCGTCTGGGCGAAGTGGCGTTGAACCGCAAACGGCGGTCGGACTTTTTGAGTGCGATGTTGTCCTATTTCGGCTATCATCTCGACGCCATCAGCGCCGTGCAGTCGGCGCGCATACTACGGGAGGTGTTTTAA
- a CDS encoding porin translates to MRKIFTGLFFLLFLGARAQEPAAEPSVAELSAEVEALKAKTSTWDRILARLPEISGYVQTGYEWSESSSTFFIKRVRLNLTGAIAPKLDYRVQIEFASPKIVDAYVRYRPFDQLNFQLGEFKLPFSVENTEYPPLKYEFIEYPLSLRRLMGFDDICGLSATGRDMGAMLCGSFFKRKDFSILSYNFGVFNGEGLNIKDKNKSKDIVARLTLRPVAGLQIAGSYYWGEYGADYLKRVRYGAGACYDRGPLVVRAEYICGTTGLSGGSGELDSDGWYAVGGWRATRTLMPVVRYDTFRENTSASDSRLTNYTAGLLWQPVKFLRCQLNYTYEDYASRAASNRNVVSLMFTGIF, encoded by the coding sequence ATGAGAAAGATTTTTACGGGATTGTTTTTCCTGCTTTTCCTCGGGGCCCGGGCTCAGGAGCCTGCCGCCGAGCCCTCCGTTGCGGAACTTTCGGCCGAGGTCGAGGCTCTGAAGGCCAAAACCTCGACATGGGACAGGATATTGGCCCGCCTGCCCGAGATTTCGGGATACGTGCAGACGGGTTACGAGTGGTCGGAGAGCTCTTCGACCTTTTTCATCAAGCGCGTCCGCCTGAACCTGACGGGCGCCATCGCTCCGAAACTCGACTACCGGGTGCAGATCGAGTTCGCGTCGCCGAAGATCGTCGATGCCTACGTGCGTTACCGGCCTTTCGACCAGCTGAATTTCCAGCTCGGTGAGTTCAAGCTCCCCTTTTCGGTCGAGAACACCGAGTATCCGCCTCTCAAATACGAGTTTATCGAGTACCCGCTTTCCCTGCGGCGGCTGATGGGCTTCGACGACATCTGCGGACTTTCGGCCACGGGGCGCGACATGGGCGCCATGCTCTGCGGGAGCTTCTTCAAACGCAAGGATTTCAGCATCCTGAGCTATAATTTCGGCGTCTTCAACGGTGAAGGGCTCAACATCAAGGACAAGAACAAATCGAAGGACATCGTGGCGCGGCTGACGCTGCGCCCCGTCGCGGGGTTGCAGATCGCCGGGTCCTATTATTGGGGCGAATACGGCGCCGACTACCTCAAGCGGGTCCGTTACGGTGCGGGCGCCTGCTACGACCGCGGCCCTCTGGTGGTGCGTGCCGAGTACATTTGCGGCACGACGGGGCTCTCCGGGGGCTCCGGCGAGCTGGACAGCGACGGTTGGTACGCCGTGGGCGGCTGGCGCGCGACACGGACGCTGATGCCCGTCGTGCGTTACGACACCTTCCGTGAAAATACTTCCGCAAGCGACTCCCGCCTGACCAACTATACGGCGGGTCTCCTGTGGCAGCCCGTGAAATTCCTCCGCTGCCAGCTCAACTACACTTACGAGGACTATGCGTCGCGCGCCGCGTCGAACCGCAACGTCGTGTCGCTGATGTTCACCGGGATATTTTAA
- a CDS encoding YeiH family protein, which produces MKKLIEQLRVEDWVVVWVSIPLLLLAALVPADLPSVPSTLVGEVAWYNILYLFAIVLAVLYVGCLLLRRPLKGLLPSLVVVFAVSLLAQVVAKIPAVSYYGFESVFFSVLFGLLIRNVWRVPAWMKPAIQGEFFIKIGVVCLGATILFSDVMKSGVFGLVQACLVVAVVWFFAFWLSRRMKVDERSAMILSSGVSICGVSACITAARVAGGDDKKLSYIVSLVLIVVVPMIYLMPWLANLILPHLFAPEVAEEVAGAWIGGTIDTTSGVAASSMIVGEVANQHAVIIKAAQNVLIGVVAFFIALYLSTRGEKGGQAPSLGIVWEKFPKFIIGFVAASLVFSLCQSNGLFVPGAKGKLLEPGVAKMFSSVFFSLAFVCIGLDTRLKDIISKENRNVLRAFLAAQTFNIVVTFVIACLLFGLLKPAL; this is translated from the coding sequence ATGAAAAAACTCATCGAACAACTTCGCGTCGAGGACTGGGTGGTGGTCTGGGTCTCGATTCCGTTGCTGCTGCTTGCGGCGCTCGTCCCCGCCGACCTGCCGAGCGTCCCCTCGACCCTCGTGGGCGAGGTGGCCTGGTACAATATCCTTTACCTGTTCGCCATCGTGCTGGCAGTGCTCTATGTCGGCTGCCTGCTGTTGCGGCGCCCTCTCAAGGGGCTGTTGCCGTCGCTGGTCGTCGTCTTCGCCGTTTCGTTGCTGGCGCAGGTCGTGGCCAAGATTCCGGCCGTGTCCTACTACGGCTTCGAATCGGTCTTTTTCTCGGTGCTGTTCGGCCTCCTGATCCGCAACGTGTGGCGCGTTCCCGCGTGGATGAAGCCCGCCATTCAGGGCGAGTTCTTCATCAAGATCGGCGTGGTGTGCCTCGGCGCCACGATTCTTTTCAGCGACGTGATGAAGTCGGGCGTCTTCGGGCTCGTGCAGGCATGCCTCGTGGTGGCCGTCGTGTGGTTCTTCGCCTTCTGGCTCTCGCGCCGCATGAAGGTTGACGAACGTTCGGCGATGATCCTTTCGAGCGGCGTCTCGATCTGCGGCGTTTCGGCCTGCATCACGGCGGCGCGCGTGGCGGGCGGCGACGACAAGAAGCTCTCCTACATCGTTTCGCTGGTGTTGATCGTCGTAGTTCCGATGATCTACCTCATGCCGTGGCTGGCGAATCTGATCCTGCCGCACCTGTTCGCTCCCGAGGTGGCCGAGGAGGTCGCCGGGGCGTGGATCGGCGGTACGATCGACACCACGTCGGGCGTCGCCGCATCGAGCATGATCGTCGGCGAGGTCGCCAACCAGCATGCCGTGATCATCAAGGCGGCTCAGAACGTGCTGATCGGCGTCGTGGCGTTCTTCATCGCGCTCTACCTCTCGACCCGCGGCGAGAAGGGCGGTCAGGCCCCGTCGCTGGGCATCGTCTGGGAGAAGTTCCCCAAATTCATCATCGGTTTCGTCGCCGCGTCGCTCGTATTCAGCCTCTGCCAGTCGAACGGTCTTTTCGTTCCCGGCGCCAAGGGCAAGCTCCTCGAACCGGGCGTTGCGAAGATGTTCTCCTCGGTCTTCTTCTCGCTGGCGTTCGTCTGCATCGGCCTCGATACGCGTCTCAAAGACATCATTTCGAAGGAGAACCGCAACGTCCTCCGGGCGTTCCTCGCGGCGCAGACCTTCAACATCGTCGTGACGTTCGTGATCGCCTGCCTGCTCTTCGGACTGCTCAAACCGGCCCTTTAG